Proteins from a genomic interval of Desulfitibacter alkalitolerans DSM 16504:
- a CDS encoding TadE/TadG family type IV pilus assembly protein, protein MKWIRNKRGQALVELALVLPVFLLLLGGVVETSRVFFTYLTVNHAAREGARLGAVGNDANSIIARVKDSAGVLSEENIQIEVSPLNPTRGSQLTVKVSYPVQIYMPVISQIFGNPQWVSGDATMRVE, encoded by the coding sequence ATGAAGTGGATCAGAAACAAAAGGGGACAGGCCCTGGTTGAATTAGCCTTAGTTCTGCCAGTTTTCCTGCTGCTCCTTGGGGGAGTGGTTGAAACCTCCAGGGTGTTCTTTACGTACCTTACTGTCAACCATGCAGCTAGAGAGGGAGCCAGGCTTGGTGCAGTTGGCAATGATGCTAACAGCATTATAGCCAGGGTAAAAGACTCTGCGGGTGTGTTGAGTGAGGAAAATATACAAATTGAAGTAAGCCCACTAAACCCTACCAGGGGCAGTCAGCTAACGGTAAAGGTATCTTACCCCGTACAGATTTACATGCCGGTAATATCACAAATATTTGGGAATCCTCAATGGGTATCTGGTGATGCCACCATGAGGGTTGAATAA
- a CDS encoding response regulator produces the protein MTIRVMIVDDIQETRDNVKRLLSLDHEITVVGEAASGKEALKTIKSRQPDIVLMDINMPDINGLEATEQLTILYPEISVIMMTVQAEMEYMKKAMRAGAKDYITKPFTEEELVQAIKKVWRMEHRKKNKTLLEQTYTKNDPKIITVFSTKGGVGKTTLAVNLAISLQTLTSKKVALLDLDVQFGDVSAMLNLMPKRTISHLVQEKGEFDLELIQNYMMKHPGSEVDILPAPARPEYSELITGDHIETILKILKEGYDFIIIDTASSFSDLNLTVMDFSQTVYLMLSLDLLSIKNTRLSLEVLESLQHLDKVKLVLNKASSDWGLNVPDVERTLDKHMDFEIPHSEKLVVDSINKGIPFMISNPASKIAQSIEALSWSVLKKPKMVPQKKGLLNRILSIQGV, from the coding sequence ATGACCATTAGAGTAATGATAGTTGATGATATCCAGGAAACCCGTGATAATGTTAAGCGATTACTGTCTCTTGACCATGAGATTACGGTAGTAGGTGAGGCTGCAAGTGGAAAGGAAGCCCTGAAAACAATAAAAAGCAGACAGCCAGATATAGTCCTTATGGATATAAACATGCCGGATATTAATGGTCTAGAGGCTACTGAACAGCTAACCATCCTTTATCCGGAAATATCGGTAATTATGATGACTGTACAGGCTGAAATGGAGTACATGAAAAAGGCCATGAGGGCAGGTGCCAAGGACTATATTACAAAGCCTTTTACTGAAGAGGAACTTGTACAGGCAATAAAAAAGGTATGGCGGATGGAACACCGCAAGAAGAATAAAACCCTCCTTGAGCAAACCTATACAAAAAATGACCCCAAGATTATCACAGTCTTTAGCACCAAGGGAGGAGTAGGCAAGACCACCCTTGCTGTAAATCTTGCCATTAGCCTGCAGACATTAACGTCTAAAAAGGTTGCCCTGCTGGATCTGGATGTACAGTTTGGTGATGTTTCGGCAATGCTTAATTTGATGCCCAAGAGGACCATTAGTCACCTGGTACAGGAAAAGGGTGAGTTTGACTTAGAACTGATTCAAAATTACATGATGAAACACCCGGGTTCAGAAGTGGATATATTGCCAGCCCCTGCAAGGCCTGAGTATTCAGAGCTAATTACAGGTGACCATATTGAAACCATTTTAAAAATCCTCAAGGAAGGTTATGATTTCATAATCATTGATACTGCTTCTTCCTTTAGCGATCTCAATCTTACAGTGATGGATTTTTCCCAGACAGTATATCTAATGCTCTCCCTGGATTTGCTTTCCATAAAAAATACCAGGTTGTCACTAGAGGTACTGGAATCCCTTCAGCATTTGGACAAGGTAAAGCTCGTTTTAAACAAGGCAAGCAGCGACTGGGGGCTTAATGTGCCGGACGTGGAAAGAACCTTAGATAAGCATATGGATTTTGAAATTCCCCATTCAGAAAAGCTAGTTGTAGATTCCATAAACAAGGGTATTCCCTTCATGATCAGTAACCCTGCATCAAAGATAGCCCAGTCAATAGAAGCTTTGAGCTGGTCAGTTTTGAAAAAGCCCAAAATGGTTCCTCAAAAGAAAGGGCTGTTAAATAGAATATTATCCATACAAGGGGTGTAA
- a CDS encoding Flp family type IVb pilin: MLNLVKKFWKEEDGQGLTEYGLILGLIAVVVVGLLATMGTQIRDVFQAIVDQLPAGGS, encoded by the coding sequence ATGTTAAATCTAGTGAAGAAGTTCTGGAAGGAAGAAGATGGACAGGGTCTAACTGAGTATGGCTTGATTTTAGGGCTAATTGCAGTAGTGGTTGTAGGTCTTTTGGCTACCATGGGTACACAGATTAGAGATGTCTTCCAAGCAATAGTTGATCAATTACCTGCCGGAGGAAGCTAA
- a CDS encoding type II secretion system F family protein has product MIHVPVLLAINAALVVFLIHHFLTREQRFLNKRLKEVAGSQQEKKRFLTGLSLMELLRALSRFWVAKNRVKKVEKKLLQAGIPLKGEEFLTAISLTIIAAIILGLVLFQNIGLTIILVLVSSIMPKLIVESAIKKRLKLFDKQIGDALVIISNSMRAGFSFIQAMDMVSKEMPNPISGEFSRTLREISMGTPTQNALNNLSERVGSDDLDLVITAILIQRQVGGNLAEVLDNISSTIRERIRIAGEIRTLTAQGRISGMVIGSLPIGLALMIFMIDQNYILTLFRDPWGLIMIGLGIGAQIIGFLLIKKVIQIEV; this is encoded by the coding sequence ATGATCCATGTGCCAGTTTTATTAGCTATAAATGCTGCCCTGGTAGTTTTCTTGATTCATCACTTTTTAACCAGGGAGCAGCGCTTCTTAAATAAGAGACTTAAAGAGGTGGCAGGCAGCCAACAGGAAAAGAAAAGGTTTTTGACCGGACTAAGTTTGATGGAACTGCTGAGGGCTTTAAGCAGATTTTGGGTTGCCAAAAACAGGGTCAAAAAGGTGGAAAAAAAGCTCTTGCAGGCTGGCATCCCCCTGAAGGGAGAAGAGTTCTTAACTGCTATTTCATTAACAATTATAGCAGCCATTATCTTAGGGCTTGTTCTGTTTCAAAATATAGGGCTGACCATTATCCTTGTACTAGTCTCCTCCATAATGCCCAAACTCATAGTAGAATCTGCCATCAAAAAACGTTTAAAGCTGTTTGACAAACAAATTGGAGATGCCCTTGTGATTATATCAAATTCCATGAGGGCCGGTTTCAGCTTCATTCAAGCCATGGACATGGTGAGCAAGGAGATGCCAAATCCTATTTCGGGAGAATTTAGCAGAACCTTAAGAGAGATATCCATGGGCACGCCTACACAAAATGCCCTTAATAATCTTTCTGAAAGGGTAGGCAGCGATGACTTGGATCTAGTTATTACAGCCATACTAATCCAAAGACAGGTTGGTGGCAATCTAGCAGAGGTTTTAGACAATATTTCCAGCACCATCAGGGAGCGAATTAGAATTGCTGGTGAGATAAGGACCCTTACAGCCCAGGGGAGAATTTCAGGAATGGTAATCGGTTCACTGCCCATAGGTTTAGCACTTATGATTTTTATGATAGATCAAAACTATATACTCACACTTTTTAGAGACCCATGGGGTTTAATAATGATAGGCCTGGGGATTGGGGCACAGATAATAGGCTTTTTGCTGATTAAGAAGGTTATTCAAATAGAAGTATAA
- a CDS encoding sensor histidine kinase, whose protein sequence is MIESGIIDKILKDVISRIETGKNQLYEIAEEARQECVRAEAAMLKIKNDTLEIVEQVDWWEKKEKKARLRLAEVSKNFHKFGESDIRSAYETAKDIQVQLALLREKEEHFKLKRFELEQQYKRMKQTVEKAESLVSQVGVAMKFLSSNLKSIQEEIGKIQDWQELGLAVIKAQEEERRRVARGIHDGPAQSLANIVLRIEFCEKILEKRPEVLPEELSQLKSFARKTLEEIRKILFDLRPMDLDDLGLISALKRFLMDFQDKNGIQVDFQFSGNEQIYAPEIEVAIFRIIQECINNVKKHSKASMVRVNMERAPLKINAVISDDGVGFNVEEGLQSNRFGLKGMREWARLLGGDVKIVSSPNSGTRISAVIPLKER, encoded by the coding sequence ATGATTGAGTCTGGAATAATAGATAAGATTCTCAAGGATGTTATTTCAAGGATAGAAACAGGCAAGAACCAGCTTTATGAAATAGCTGAAGAAGCTAGACAGGAGTGCGTTAGGGCAGAGGCGGCCATGCTCAAAATAAAAAATGACACCCTTGAAATTGTTGAACAAGTTGACTGGTGGGAAAAAAAAGAAAAAAAGGCCAGATTAAGGCTTGCCGAGGTTAGTAAGAACTTTCATAAGTTCGGAGAAAGTGATATAAGGTCTGCTTATGAAACAGCCAAGGACATACAGGTGCAGCTGGCCTTGCTAAGAGAAAAAGAAGAACATTTCAAACTAAAAAGATTCGAGCTTGAGCAGCAGTATAAAAGAATGAAGCAAACAGTTGAGAAGGCCGAGTCCCTTGTTTCCCAGGTTGGGGTGGCAATGAAGTTTCTAAGCTCCAACTTAAAATCCATCCAGGAGGAAATTGGTAAGATTCAAGACTGGCAGGAATTAGGACTTGCTGTTATTAAGGCTCAAGAGGAAGAAAGAAGACGGGTAGCAAGGGGAATCCATGATGGTCCCGCCCAGTCCCTGGCAAATATAGTGCTGCGGATAGAGTTTTGTGAAAAGATTTTGGAGAAGAGGCCGGAGGTTCTTCCAGAAGAACTGTCACAATTAAAAAGCTTTGCTCGAAAGACCCTTGAAGAAATTCGTAAAATACTCTTTGACTTAAGGCCCATGGATCTAGATGATCTTGGATTAATATCTGCACTAAAACGTTTCCTCATGGACTTCCAGGATAAGAATGGTATTCAAGTTGATTTTCAGTTTTCTGGAAATGAGCAGATTTATGCACCAGAAATAGAAGTGGCAATCTTTAGAATTATTCAGGAATGTATAAATAATGTTAAGAAACATTCAAAGGCATCCATGGTAAGAGTTAATATGGAAAGGGCTCCCCTTAAAATTAATGCAGTAATATCAGATGACGGTGTTGGTTTCAATGTTGAAGAAGGTCTGCAATCAAATAGATTTGGATTAAAGGGAATGAGAGAATGGGCTAGACTCCTTGGAGGGGATGTAAAAATAGTTTCCTCGCCAAATAGTGGAACTAGGATTTCAGCTGTTATTCCGTTGAAGGAGAGGTGA
- a CDS encoding A24 family peptidase — protein MEAPYITNITNAILIIVLSLCLITDIRQRKIYNLITFPALVIGLVLNSTLYGVEGLVDSLKGIGIVLAVLILPFIMGGIGAGDVKLLMTVGALMGFTFAFEALLATFLTGGVIAVALIIKRGMWREVLGRLTANLYLFIAEPVFRRQVNENNTFQGQEKYAFPYGIAIFVGAILVLLFR, from the coding sequence ATGGAAGCCCCATATATAACAAATATAACAAATGCAATACTTATAATTGTTCTTAGCCTTTGCCTGATAACAGACATAAGACAGAGGAAAATCTACAACTTAATAACCTTCCCGGCCCTGGTAATAGGGTTAGTCTTAAACAGCACCCTATACGGTGTAGAAGGGTTAGTGGACTCACTTAAGGGTATTGGCATAGTTCTGGCAGTACTGATACTGCCCTTTATCATGGGGGGGATAGGTGCAGGGGATGTTAAGCTTCTTATGACTGTAGGTGCTTTAATGGGATTTACCTTCGCCTTTGAGGCCCTGCTGGCAACCTTTTTAACAGGGGGTGTAATAGCTGTAGCCCTTATTATCAAAAGGGGCATGTGGAGAGAGGTCCTTGGCAGATTAACAGCCAACCTGTATTTGTTCATAGCAGAACCTGTTTTTAGGAGACAGGTGAATGAAAATAACACATTTCAAGGGCAGGAGAAATATGCATTTCCCTATGGGATTGCCATCTTTGTTGGAGCTATCCTTGTACTACTATTTCGGTAA
- a CDS encoding DMT family transporter yields MDFSKKWIIYILLLLATISWGASFVAGRYAVGELHPLVAASSRFILAFLVLLPILILKEGRNILVSLRDLPLLFAAGLTGIVIYNICFFTGLKYTYALNGSLIVAAGPVFTALLSSWILKEEVTIRHWLGVLLSIAGVLFIISSGSIEVLLKLNFNPGDILITFAIFNWSIYTIVGKFTGKKFSSLLTITYACGIGAIILTLLAIPHYRVLEVNEISGGTIFSIIFLAVAASAMAFVFWYHGVKYLNASKVAVFQNVVPLAAAVFSILILGEQLKYFHLAGGLLIFLGVYTANRKKSEVLDKPANVRLKESG; encoded by the coding sequence ATGGACTTTTCAAAGAAGTGGATTATATATATTCTATTATTGCTGGCCACCATCTCATGGGGGGCTTCTTTTGTTGCTGGAAGATATGCAGTTGGGGAGCTTCATCCCCTGGTAGCGGCAAGCTCTAGATTTATACTGGCTTTTTTAGTACTGCTGCCTATTCTGATTCTTAAAGAAGGCAGGAACATCCTTGTCAGTTTAAGGGATTTGCCATTATTATTTGCTGCGGGGCTTACTGGCATTGTCATATATAACATATGTTTTTTTACAGGCTTGAAATATACTTATGCATTAAATGGCTCCTTGATTGTAGCTGCAGGACCTGTGTTTACTGCACTCCTTTCTTCATGGATATTAAAAGAGGAGGTTACCATAAGGCACTGGTTGGGTGTTCTGCTATCCATTGCCGGAGTGTTGTTTATTATTTCTTCAGGTTCCATAGAGGTTTTATTGAAGCTTAACTTTAATCCAGGGGACATTCTGATTACTTTTGCTATTTTCAACTGGTCCATATACACCATAGTAGGTAAGTTCACCGGTAAAAAATTTAGCTCCCTGTTAACCATAACCTATGCATGTGGTATAGGTGCAATAATCCTGACCCTATTAGCAATTCCACACTATAGGGTGCTGGAAGTTAATGAAATAAGTGGAGGTACTATTTTTTCCATTATATTTTTAGCTGTGGCTGCTAGTGCCATGGCGTTTGTTTTTTGGTATCATGGGGTAAAATACTTAAATGCCAGTAAAGTAGCAGTATTTCAAAATGTGGTTCCACTGGCGGCAGCTGTTTTCTCAATTCTGATCCTTGGAGAACAGTTAAAGTATTTTCACCTGGCAGGAGGGCTGTTAATTTTCCTGGGTGTGTATACTGCCAACAGGAAGAAGTCAGAAGTCCTTGACAAGCCAGCAAATGTAAGATTAAAGGAAAGTGGTTAA
- a CDS encoding CpaF family protein, with the protein MSLMQRLENSPTATKRKDFGSIINTGPSEREAYQELKRELHLKIIKEFGKVETDKEKTDKDIQEKISELIDEQKVYLPRAEKQQLIKDMLDEINGLGPITKLMEDETITEIMVNGPDNVYIERRGKLELTNVRFRDNDHVMHIIEKIVSPIGRRIDESMPMVDARLSDGSRVNCIIPPLALTGPTITIRKFSKEPFTIVDLIRFGTLTPEMAKFIEACVRARLNIIVSGGTGSGKTTLLNCLSSFIGKDERIVTIEDAAELQLSQPHVISLETRPPNIEGTGAITIRDLVRNSLRMRPNRVVVGEVRSGEALDMLQAMNTGHDGSLTTAHANTPRDMLARLETMVLMAGMDLPIRAIREQIVSAVDLIIQQSRMKDGSRKITHITEVLGLEGDIPVLQDIFIYKQDGMMREGKVMGQHKATGIRPKFADKLKGTGVNLSESIFEPFSGFRDGVEL; encoded by the coding sequence ATGTCCTTGATGCAAAGGCTGGAGAATAGTCCAACAGCAACTAAACGAAAAGACTTTGGCAGTATAATAAATACTGGGCCTTCAGAGAGAGAAGCCTACCAGGAATTAAAAAGGGAGCTCCATTTAAAAATTATTAAGGAGTTTGGAAAAGTAGAAACTGATAAGGAAAAAACAGATAAGGATATTCAAGAAAAAATAAGTGAGCTAATTGATGAGCAGAAGGTATATTTGCCCAGGGCAGAAAAGCAGCAGCTAATAAAGGACATGCTTGATGAAATAAATGGTCTAGGACCTATAACAAAACTCATGGAGGATGAAACCATTACAGAAATAATGGTTAATGGACCAGATAATGTTTATATTGAGCGAAGGGGCAAGCTTGAATTAACCAATGTGAGGTTTCGTGATAACGATCATGTGATGCATATAATAGAAAAAATTGTCTCACCAATTGGCAGAAGAATAGATGAAAGCATGCCCATGGTTGATGCAAGGCTGTCTGATGGCTCCAGGGTTAACTGTATTATTCCACCCCTTGCCCTTACTGGGCCCACAATTACCATTAGAAAGTTTTCCAAGGAGCCCTTTACAATTGTAGATTTAATCAGGTTTGGAACCTTAACCCCTGAGATGGCCAAGTTTATAGAGGCATGTGTCAGGGCAAGGCTTAACATTATAGTTTCAGGGGGTACTGGCTCAGGCAAGACTACACTCCTAAACTGCCTTTCGAGCTTTATTGGGAAGGATGAGAGAATAGTTACCATTGAGGATGCTGCGGAGCTGCAGCTTTCCCAGCCACATGTCATCTCTTTAGAAACCAGGCCTCCTAATATAGAGGGTACAGGAGCAATAACCATTCGTGACCTTGTAAGAAACTCATTACGTATGAGACCAAACAGAGTGGTTGTAGGTGAGGTTAGAAGCGGTGAGGCTCTGGATATGCTCCAGGCAATGAATACAGGCCATGACGGATCTCTAACTACAGCCCATGCCAACACTCCCAGGGATATGCTGGCAAGGCTTGAGACAATGGTGCTCATGGCCGGAATGGATTTGCCAATACGGGCCATTAGAGAGCAGATTGTCTCAGCTGTTGACCTGATAATACAGCAGTCCAGGATGAAGGATGGGAGCAGAAAAATCACACATATTACAGAAGTCCTTGGGTTAGAGGGTGATATACCTGTTTTACAGGATATTTTCATATACAAACAGGATGGTATGATGAGAGAAGGCAAGGTCATGGGCCAGCACAAAGCTACAGGTATCAGGCCCAAGTTTGCTGATAAGCTAAAGGGTACTGGTGTAAATCTGTCGGAAAGCATCTTTGAACCTTTTAGCGGCTTCAGGGATGGGGTGGAGTTATGA
- a CDS encoding response regulator, with product MKTIKVLLVDDHPLITEGLEKILSFDDAIQVVGKANDGDQAIEIAKDVKPDVVVMDINMPGIDGIEACMRIRDMLPGTEVIALTVCEEEDRILQILKAGAKGYFLKDVETERLIDAIKNVQKGQSFIHPQIAAKVLNSYTTLASRQNRDFKGNELTDRELELVKLMAKGLSNKEIASALYISEKTVKNHITNILRKLDLRDRVQVAIWAIKEKLI from the coding sequence TTGAAAACTATAAAGGTTTTGCTGGTTGATGATCATCCATTAATAACTGAAGGCTTGGAGAAAATTCTTTCCTTTGATGATGCAATACAGGTTGTAGGGAAGGCAAATGACGGAGACCAGGCTATTGAAATTGCTAAAGATGTTAAACCAGATGTGGTTGTAATGGATATTAACATGCCAGGAATAGATGGCATAGAGGCATGTATGAGGATTCGGGACATGCTTCCAGGCACAGAAGTAATAGCCCTTACTGTATGTGAGGAAGAGGATAGAATTTTACAAATCCTCAAAGCGGGTGCCAAGGGTTATTTTTTGAAGGATGTGGAAACTGAAAGATTAATAGATGCCATTAAAAATGTACAAAAGGGTCAATCCTTCATACATCCCCAGATAGCTGCCAAGGTCCTAAATAGCTACACAACCCTGGCAAGCAGGCAGAACAGAGATTTTAAAGGCAACGAATTAACTGATAGAGAACTAGAACTGGTCAAGCTTATGGCCAAAGGCTTGAGCAACAAGGAAATTGCATCAGCCCTGTATATTAGTGAAAAAACTGTCAAAAATCATATAACAAATATACTTCGAAAGCTTGATTTAAGAGACAGGGTCCAAGTGGCAATCTGGGCCATAAAGGAAAAGCTAATATAG
- a CDS encoding DUF192 domain-containing protein — protein sequence MFKYTDGNQEIKIQVASTFFSRFKGLMGRRELQDDEALLLWPCSSIHTFFMKFHIDVVFLSKDNYIVNIVKDIPPWSIWPPVKGSSKVLEFKGGTLDRLSIKKGEKLEFIPCTNHNME from the coding sequence ATGTTCAAATATACTGATGGAAATCAAGAAATCAAAATCCAGGTTGCAAGTACCTTTTTCAGCAGGTTCAAGGGTCTAATGGGCAGAAGAGAATTACAGGATGATGAAGCTCTTTTGTTATGGCCTTGCAGCTCCATCCATACTTTTTTCATGAAATTTCACATAGATGTTGTTTTTTTATCAAAGGATAATTATATAGTTAATATAGTAAAAGATATTCCTCCCTGGAGTATATGGCCTCCTGTAAAGGGAAGCAGCAAGGTATTGGAATTTAAAGGAGGAACCCTGGATAGGCTGTCAATTAAGAAGGGAGAAAAATTAGAATTTATTCCTTGCACAAACCATAATATGGAGTAA
- a CDS encoding type II secretion system F family protein — MLYVLLILVFLTTSLLIATAVELLTRKKRLLKSRLEKVAENTREDEINELNKPLKDRILKPLMEVTSSKMSRLLPQKGIDNIEKRLIIAGSPEDLGPYEFISIQLALCVIFALGGAFLAHLLDFGYIMAAFWGALFALLGYNLPRLYLKNKTQQRQKDIQRNLPDVIDLLTVSVEAGLGFDSAIAKVTTKVKGEIAREFTIVLKEIKMGKARRDALKDMVSRTQVDDLSNFIGAVVQADQLGVSMGNMLRIQSGQMRVNRRQRAEEKAMKAPIKMLFPMVFFIFPCIFIVLLGPALIQLIKMFMSM, encoded by the coding sequence ATGTTATATGTACTACTTATCCTGGTGTTTTTAACTACAAGCTTGTTAATTGCTACAGCAGTAGAGCTGTTAACTAGAAAAAAACGACTTCTTAAATCACGCCTTGAAAAGGTGGCTGAAAACACCAGGGAAGATGAAATAAATGAACTTAATAAGCCGCTAAAGGATAGGATCTTAAAGCCTCTAATGGAAGTCACATCCTCCAAAATGAGCAGGCTATTACCTCAAAAGGGCATTGATAATATAGAAAAAAGACTTATCATTGCAGGCAGCCCAGAAGATTTGGGACCATATGAGTTCATCTCTATACAACTTGCATTATGTGTGATCTTTGCACTTGGTGGGGCATTTCTTGCCCATTTATTAGATTTTGGATATATAATGGCAGCCTTTTGGGGGGCACTGTTTGCCCTGTTAGGCTATAATCTGCCCAGGCTGTATTTAAAAAACAAGACTCAACAAAGGCAAAAAGACATTCAAAGAAACCTGCCTGATGTAATTGATTTGCTAACAGTAAGTGTGGAAGCAGGTCTGGGGTTTGATTCAGCCATAGCCAAGGTAACTACAAAGGTCAAGGGGGAAATTGCCAGGGAGTTTACCATAGTATTGAAAGAAATTAAAATGGGGAAAGCCAGGCGGGATGCTCTAAAGGATATGGTAAGCCGAACCCAGGTGGATGATCTATCTAACTTTATAGGTGCAGTTGTCCAGGCAGATCAGTTGGGAGTAAGCATGGGCAACATGTTGAGAATCCAATCTGGGCAGATGAGGGTTAATCGTCGGCAAAGGGCGGAAGAAAAGGCAATGAAAGCTCCTATTAAGATGCTTTTCCCAATGGTATTTTTTATATTTCCTTGCATCTTCATTGTTCTATTAGGTCCTGCTCTTATACAGCTTATCAAGATGTTCATGAGTATGTAA
- the cpaB gene encoding Flp pilus assembly protein CpaB, translated as MINKKLLLITLIISIITATVAYLYLENIKAELDTTEYTEVVVAAVNIPQDTVLTKDLLVMKKIPAEYAHPNSTLQMDMAAGKINKVPLTKGEGILSTHIMDQFSTEEGLAYALAPGMRALTLGINQVSALNYLILPGDRVDILVTINTNETTQTSYVLENIEVLALGTQMVRNIQDQGREQQTITLQVNPAHAPKLVLASEAGNIRMLLRSPREEGRVGEGHINLQELLGR; from the coding sequence ATGATAAACAAAAAGCTGTTACTAATAACTCTTATAATCAGTATTATCACTGCAACAGTTGCTTATTTGTATCTGGAAAACATTAAAGCTGAGCTTGATACAACAGAATATACTGAAGTAGTGGTGGCCGCTGTAAATATACCACAGGATACGGTGTTAACTAAGGATCTTCTGGTAATGAAAAAGATTCCCGCAGAATATGCCCATCCCAATTCCACATTGCAGATGGATATGGCTGCAGGTAAAATTAACAAGGTGCCCCTGACCAAAGGTGAGGGAATCCTAAGCACCCATATCATGGATCAATTCTCTACTGAGGAAGGCCTGGCCTATGCCCTTGCCCCGGGCATGAGGGCACTGACCCTGGGTATTAATCAGGTCTCTGCGCTAAACTATTTAATCCTACCAGGGGACAGGGTTGACATTCTGGTTACAATAAATACTAATGAAACCACCCAGACCAGTTATGTTTTGGAAAATATTGAAGTTTTAGCACTTGGAACCCAGATGGTAAGAAATATTCAGGATCAGGGCAGGGAACAACAGACAATAACCCTACAGGTAAATCCTGCCCATGCTCCCAAGCTTGTGTTAGCCTCAGAGGCAGGTAACATTAGAATGCTCCTCAGATCACCTCGAGAAGAGGGAAGAGTTGGCGAGGGCCATATAAACCTGCAAGAATTACTTGGAAGGTAG
- a CDS encoding metallophosphoesterase, which yields MSIFLIAVTSILLLNLSWYLVSDYWLRSDLAQYPRARNVTRLALLIWISIIFIPVIGMTIPYFDNPLGRGPWGWLALFYLWMGSIFFWMIGMGILGVPISVYNYFTKKSRASKHGLQTKIDQNNSSSLSRRKLLRLALVAAPPLIVSGSTIAAVATKDRLNIYTKDLPVAGLPDDLDKLTITHLSDLHIGMVTGRDRIERIVAEANSLKSDIIAVTGDILDQDLQYMPDLLETVGELKAPMGVYLCLGNHDKIQDPYRWINKVRGAELDLLLNESVIIDTGRTPLKIMGIDFTHRDNNNFSFIQKAEEDSSADNALRILLAHHPHAFDAAAVMGIPLTLAGHTHGGQLVLKDLRGNELFNPGNRLFRYVKGIYHSPQGHTLFVHVGSGDWFPLRMGVPCEIVQLRLVPAQII from the coding sequence ATGAGTATCTTCTTAATAGCTGTAACATCTATACTATTGCTGAATTTATCATGGTATCTGGTAAGTGATTATTGGCTGCGCAGCGATCTGGCACAATACCCTAGAGCTCGTAATGTGACTAGATTAGCTCTTTTGATATGGATATCTATTATATTTATACCAGTAATAGGGATGACCATTCCTTACTTTGACAATCCACTTGGCAGGGGACCCTGGGGATGGCTGGCTCTTTTCTATTTGTGGATGGGCTCCATTTTTTTCTGGATGATTGGAATGGGTATTCTAGGTGTGCCTATCTCTGTTTATAATTATTTTACCAAAAAGTCCAGGGCTAGTAAGCATGGTTTACAAACAAAAATAGATCAAAATAACTCTAGCTCTTTAAGTAGAAGAAAACTCTTGCGTTTAGCATTGGTAGCAGCGCCTCCCTTAATAGTCAGTGGAAGCACTATAGCTGCAGTAGCTACAAAGGATAGATTAAATATATACACAAAGGACCTGCCAGTAGCAGGCCTTCCGGATGACTTGGATAAGCTAACAATTACCCATTTGTCTGATTTACATATTGGCATGGTTACAGGAAGAGATAGAATAGAGAGGATAGTCGCTGAGGCTAATTCCTTAAAAAGTGACATTATAGCAGTAACAGGTGATATACTAGACCAGGATCTCCAATATATGCCTGATCTCCTTGAAACAGTTGGAGAATTAAAGGCTCCCATGGGGGTATATCTATGTCTGGGAAACCATGATAAAATCCAGGATCCCTATAGATGGATTAACAAGGTGCGTGGTGCGGAGTTGGACCTTTTACTAAATGAATCAGTCATAATAGATACCGGCAGGACACCTTTAAAAATTATGGGCATAGATTTTACCCATAGGGATAACAATAATTTCTCCTTCATACAAAAGGCTGAAGAAGACAGTAGTGCAGACAATGCTTTGAGAATACTATTGGCTCACCATCCCCATGCCTTTGATGCTGCTGCAGTCATGGGAATACCCCTTACCCTTGCAGGTCATACCCATGGTGGTCAGTTGGTATTGAAAGATTTAAGGGGCAATGAATTATTCAACCCCGGAAATAGATTATTTCGTTATGTAAAGGGAATTTATCACAGCCCTCAGGGCCATACCTTATTTGTTCATGTAGGATCTGGTGACTGGTTTCCACTAAGGATGGGAGTACCCTGTGAGATTGTTCAATTAAGGCTGGTCCCGGCCCAAATTATATAA